From the genome of Sulfitobacter sp. DSM 110093, one region includes:
- a CDS encoding glutamine synthetase family protein — MPGTLTFDALKKLVKEGSVDTVLACLVDMQGRLMGKRFHAVNFVETSYKETHCCNYLLATDLEMSTPEGFASTSWETGYGDYVMQPDLDTIRPVPWLEGTVMVLCDVLDHDTHSPVPHSPRAMLKKQITRLKELGFDAMMATELEFFLFEQSFDALRKDGYRNLVPFSGYNEDYNIFQTTKEENVMRPVRNHLFAAGLPIENSKGEAEAGQEELNIRYSPALDCADYHTIAKHAVKEIAWQQGQAASFLPKWHKDRVGSSSHVHQSLWKDGKPMFVDGDDELGMSDLMRHYMAGLIAYAPEYTYFLAPYVNSYKRFAKGTFAPTKTVWSVDNRTAGFRLCGAGTKGVRVECRIGGSDLNPYLAQTVMLAAGIKGIEDKMELAPPTRGDAYGESDAVDIPQTLRAATETLRGSTFLREALGDDVVTHYTRAAEWEQEEFDRVVTDWEIARGFERA; from the coding sequence ATGCCCGGCACACTGACATTCGACGCGCTGAAAAAACTGGTCAAAGAGGGATCCGTCGACACGGTCCTTGCCTGCCTTGTGGATATGCAGGGCCGGTTGATGGGCAAGCGCTTCCATGCCGTGAACTTTGTTGAGACCTCTTACAAAGAGACCCATTGCTGCAACTACCTGCTGGCCACCGACCTAGAGATGAGCACGCCCGAAGGCTTTGCCTCCACCTCATGGGAGACGGGCTATGGCGACTACGTCATGCAGCCTGACCTTGATACGATCCGCCCGGTGCCGTGGCTCGAAGGGACCGTGATGGTGCTCTGCGATGTGCTGGATCACGACACGCATTCCCCGGTGCCCCATTCCCCCCGCGCCATGTTGAAAAAACAGATCACGCGGCTGAAGGAACTGGGCTTTGACGCGATGATGGCCACCGAATTGGAGTTCTTCCTCTTCGAGCAGAGCTTTGACGCGCTGCGCAAAGATGGCTACCGCAACCTCGTGCCGTTCAGCGGCTACAACGAGGATTACAACATCTTCCAGACCACCAAAGAAGAGAACGTGATGCGCCCCGTGCGCAACCATCTCTTTGCCGCCGGTCTGCCGATTGAGAATTCCAAGGGCGAGGCCGAGGCGGGGCAGGAAGAGCTTAACATCCGCTATTCTCCGGCCCTCGACTGTGCCGACTACCACACAATCGCGAAACACGCGGTCAAAGAAATCGCATGGCAGCAGGGGCAGGCGGCCAGCTTTTTGCCCAAGTGGCATAAAGACCGGGTCGGCTCCTCTAGCCATGTGCATCAGTCGCTGTGGAAAGACGGCAAGCCGATGTTTGTCGATGGCGACGACGAGTTGGGTATGTCCGACCTGATGCGTCACTACATGGCCGGTTTGATCGCATATGCGCCGGAATACACCTATTTCCTCGCGCCTTATGTGAACAGCTACAAGCGTTTCGCCAAAGGCACCTTTGCACCGACCAAAACCGTCTGGTCCGTCGACAACCGCACCGCCGGATTCCGCCTATGCGGGGCGGGGACCAAGGGCGTTCGGGTCGAATGCCGTATTGGCGGATCGGACTTGAACCCCTATCTGGCGCAGACGGTCATGCTGGCTGCCGGAATCAAAGGGATCGAAGACAAGATGGAACTGGCCCCGCCCACACGCGGCGATGCTTATGGCGAGTCCGACGCTGTCGATATCCCCCAGACCCTGCGGGCAGCAACCGAGACCCTGCGCGGCTCGACCTTCCTGCGCGAGGCCTTGGGCGATGATGTAGTGACCCATTACACCCGCGCGGCGGAATGGGAGCAGGAAGAATTTGACCGGGTGGTGACCGATTGGGAAATCGCCCGTGGCTTTGAAAGGGCCTGA
- a CDS encoding aldehyde dehydrogenase family protein — MTTVKCISPIDGSVYAERETLSNEAALETVARARRAQKAWAARPLQERVDLVMGALKEIENSTDRMTEELAHQMGRPVRYGGEFGGLQERTSHMAKIAADALAPTVIEDSAAFSRKIMREPHGVVFVVAPWNYPYMTANNTIAPALIAGNSVILKHASQTILVGEHLADAYRAAGVPEDVFQNVVLSHDTTSALIADNAFDFVNFTGSVGGGQAMERAAAGTFTGVATELGGKDPAYVRADANLDAAVDGVMDGAMFNAGQCCCGIERIYVHESLYDAFVEKAVAWVNNLHLGNPLEETTTLGPMANVRFAEEVRAQIDEAVAAGAKAHIDRMPADDGGAYLTPQVLTGVTHEMRVMRDESFGPVVGIMPVKDDEEAIALMNDSQFGLTAAIFTADADAAEAIGQRLETGTVFMNRADYLDPALCWTGCKQTGRGAGLSELGYHALTRPKSYHLKKA; from the coding sequence ATGACGACGGTAAAATGTATCTCTCCGATTGACGGTTCGGTCTATGCGGAACGCGAAACCCTAAGCAACGAAGCGGCGCTTGAGACTGTTGCCCGCGCCCGCCGCGCGCAAAAGGCATGGGCGGCGCGGCCCCTGCAGGAACGTGTTGATCTGGTGATGGGCGCGTTGAAAGAGATTGAGAATTCGACCGACCGCATGACCGAGGAACTGGCCCACCAAATGGGCCGTCCGGTGCGCTATGGCGGCGAATTCGGCGGTCTGCAGGAACGCACCAGCCACATGGCCAAGATCGCAGCCGATGCGCTGGCCCCTACGGTAATTGAAGACAGCGCCGCCTTTAGCCGCAAAATCATGCGTGAGCCGCATGGCGTGGTTTTCGTCGTGGCACCGTGGAATTACCCCTACATGACCGCCAACAACACCATCGCGCCCGCGCTGATCGCGGGCAATTCGGTGATTCTGAAACATGCCTCGCAGACCATTCTGGTCGGCGAACACCTCGCCGATGCCTACCGCGCCGCTGGCGTGCCTGAGGATGTATTTCAGAATGTCGTGCTGAGCCATGACACCACATCGGCGCTGATCGCGGACAATGCGTTCGATTTCGTGAACTTCACCGGCTCTGTCGGCGGCGGGCAGGCTATGGAGCGTGCGGCGGCGGGCACATTCACAGGCGTCGCGACCGAGTTGGGCGGCAAAGACCCCGCCTATGTCCGGGCCGATGCCAACCTCGATGCGGCCGTCGATGGCGTGATGGACGGCGCGATGTTCAACGCGGGCCAGTGCTGCTGCGGGATCGAGCGGATCTATGTTCATGAAAGCCTATATGACGCTTTCGTCGAAAAGGCCGTGGCATGGGTGAACAACCTCCACCTCGGCAATCCGTTGGAGGAAACCACGACGCTTGGCCCAATGGCCAATGTCCGTTTCGCCGAAGAGGTCCGCGCCCAGATTGATGAGGCCGTCGCCGCAGGTGCCAAGGCGCATATCGACAGAATGCCCGCCGATGATGGCGGCGCATACCTCACCCCGCAGGTGCTGACGGGTGTCACCCATGAGATGCGCGTCATGCGCGACGAAAGCTTTGGCCCCGTGGTCGGCATCATGCCGGTCAAGGACGACGAAGAAGCCATTGCGCTCATGAACGACAGCCAGTTCGGTCTGACCGCTGCGATCTTTACCGCTGACGCTGACGCCGCCGAGGCCATCGGCCAGCGGCTGGAAACCGGCACCGTCTTCATGAACCGCGCCGATTACCTTGACCCGGCGCTTTGCTGGACCGGCTGTAAGCAGACTGGGCGCGGCGCGGGCCTGTCTGAACTGGGCTATCACGCGCTGACACGCCCCAAATCTTACCACCTCAAGAAAGCCTGA